GGTCCTGATCCCTTAAATATAGCAAGAATTTCAAAGATTATATAAGTTTTAAGTGGTTCTCATATTTAAACAGGAATTCAATTGTGTTTTCTTATTAATTGAATAAAGAATTCATTTGTCTTAGGAAGagtatggcttctttttttttgagacagagcctcactctgttgtcctgagtagagtgccgtggcatcagcctcgctcacagcaacctcaaactcctgggctcaagcaatcctcctgcctcagcctcccatgtagctgggactacaggcacatgccacaatgcctggctaatttttctgtttttagtagagatgggttctcactcttgctcaggctggtctcaaactcctgagctcaactgatcctcccacctccgccttcctgagtgctaggattacaggtatgagccactgcacctggctagtatacccttttaaatttcaaagttctCTATGGACATTCACAAACAAAAACtgatctaaaaatgaaaaagtaactgAGAATTTAAATACATCCATCTAATATCTTGATATACTCTtgactaaaagaaacaaaaattctgtaTAGCTCCAGAATTTTCCTTTAGTGTTCCCATCGTATCTCTCAGAAAACTTCCATTTTCAAAGCTGAAGAAACTAAAATCTTACACAGGGAATAAAGTTACAAGTTGCTAAGGGGAACTAGATCTAACAGACTGCAATATTCAACACATAAAGGCATCCAgagtagagaaaaacaaatattctaaTCAGCTCGGGTAAGCAGCCTGCTGTCCCATAATTCAGAAAGAAAACCTACattcagaaagttaaacaccttCACAGGCTTGGGGTTCACACTCTCCCTGATGACACACAACCTCTAAAGTGGCTCAGTCAGTCCCTGGAGATGAAAGGTAGGGGCAGGTGAGCAGCCACAAGAATGAACGAGCCCGCACACACCCTCCCCGCCTCTCCCCTGAAGTGTGGAAACATTCCCTCCCCCGGCTTCAACTCTCACTAGTGAGGAATACTCAGCTGGATTCAGTTTAAGGTTCTCACCCAAAATTAACTAAGCCTGTGTCCAGCATGCAGCACCCCTGACCTTCACAGACTTtctcaatttgtaaaaattatcTTCTGAACACAGCAACCCTGGGAATGCAAAACTCAAACCTAATGTGTATTACAAACTCAGAAAGtaacccccaccccaaccctagCATCTGCCTGTGGATCTCCAGTCTTCCAGTGCTCTGCGCTTCTCTCAGTACAGAAGGCTCCTTCGTGGTGGGTGGGAGCAGGCAGGACACCTGCAGGGGAAGCTCCCCAGAAGAACCAATTTTGGGCCTTCCATGAGTGTCCTCTGCAGGCTCAAGGGTGGCCTTAGCTTAGGCAATCTCATTGCTTTGGACCAGCACTGATACAAGAAAAAGCCAGTGTTGGAAGAATTCAGCAAGATCACTCAAACTATTTATGTGTAAATGACTTAAGAGAGTTCTAAGACACTTTAGCAGCCTCCCCCTGTATCCCCCAAATCCACAAGGATCTATGACTATCAGAAAATGATGAAATGTCAGTTATTATTTCCAAGGCAATAAGtgttttcataaaaaattaatcaTCCTTGAACACTTCTAGGTGTCATAAGTCTACACCCGGaaattctatttgaaataatcacccaaaagaaaagaacagaccTCAAAAACTTACTACACACCCTcagggaaagaaaaggggaaaaatgtttaaaaaatgcaatgtaaTACTGGAATATTTTTTATGCAATTCATCTCTTGACTCTAAGAAAGTTCATACTTTTAATCTCTACTAATAACATACACTTTACATTCattggaaaaaaattacttaaataagTGATTAAATCTATTCAAAATGACAAAGCCAGGGAGGGACAGTGCTGACCCAGAAGTGAGCTGAAAGGACATGACACCCAGGAAAGTTTCCACAGAGGAAACGAAACCCAAAGGAGTTCCAAGAAAGAGACTGTGAGGAGAGTCACAAGGATTTACACACGTAATTCCAGAGGGGTATTCTTTGCCTTTCTCGCATgtaaaatactctttaaaaaataaatctttttaaaaacggTCATCCCTGGCTAtttagaaaaatgacaaatgctgCGTCTGCATGAAATGCACCATAGACGACACAATTGATAATAACGCCGTGAACTGGAGAGGGGACGTCAGCCTTTGGGAATGCAGGAGGGGTCTCCAAATTAAGAATTTACTGCCAGCCCTAGGAACAGCTACGCTAGGCGACAGGGACCTGGACCTGACATCCCGCCTCCTACAAACTTGGAAAACTCAAGGGAAGACGGGTGCCTTTGTGGAAAAGGAAGTCCCGGAGACTCCACAGACCGCAGCCCCGCACACGCGCGACCCCACACACGGAGTCGGGACCCTCTCGCCGTCACCGCACAATCTGGGGAGACGCGGGGCTGCGGCCGCGGAGCTGCCCAGAGAGAGCTCCGGGACCCGGGCCGGGGTCGCCGCGCAGGGACGGGACGCCCGGGGGCCCGGCTGCCGGCCCGGCCCCACCCCGCTGGTTCCAACCAGTCCCCGCTCCCCGCCTGGGGACGCCCGGGGGCCCGGCTGCCGGCCCGGCCCCACCCCGCTGGTTCCAACCAGTCCCCGCTCCCCGCCTGGGGACGCCCGGCCCGGCACACTCACCATTCCCCGGTCTCCAGGGGTCCCGGCGTCCTCCCTCATCTCCCCGGTGCAGTGCAAGTCACAGAGCGCCAGACTCACCATGAAACACCCGAGGCCACTAAGGGAGAAGAGCGCCAAGGCAGAGCTCGACCGGCGCGCGTAGTGACGTATGACGTCCTTCCCGTTTGTAGAGCGTCTGCCCCACCCACCTTGCCAGCAGCGCCTCTGATTGGACAGTTCGTGAAGCCCCGCCCCCGTTGCCAGAGTGACAGAGTTGCGAACGGTAACAAGACTGACCCAACCCGACTTCCGTCCGGCGGCGAGACCCACACGTAGCTTTCATTGAGGGACTCTGACGTTTTACGGTAGCTGCTTCTAAACGCAGAGACACAGGTGTGCGTTGTGAATTCCGGGCTCAGTTTCCAGGTGGAGCGACCCTTTAAGGAGCAAGTTCACAGCAAGAGGGTCGCCCAGGCAAGCCCACACTGGGACAAAAGGGGCTGATGTTCTCCAGGAGTCAGGGGCTTGGCCCGAGCCTAGAGGACACTCGTGGGACTGTGACGTCTGTTTACGAACACAGGCACTTCAGAGTGACCTCACAATGTGGAATAAGAGTCTGGCTCTATTTAGTGACCAAGGACAGCCATCCCTTCTTCACCTCCCGTGGCGGGATGTTTGAACTTCACAGCCCCAGCGTGGGCGCAGGGACTCTTACCAGATGAACCAGAAACTGTGAGATGTGTTTAATAAAACCCTGAGGTGTACATTTCACACTAGCAATTGTATTTTAGTTGGTTATACAGTGTGTTCCCAGAGTACTCTGATATGTAAACGACTAAGATATACCTAAGGTAATTGAATTTCTATTTACACTGatacaagaataaaaaatgatgtaATTTCAGGATATACCTGGAAACTGTTAATATACTTAACAAATTGGGTCAGAATTcctaaagcatttatttatttgaaaagttatatcaagataaaatacacaaattaCACAATGCAACCTTTAACTGATACAATTCAATAGTTAAAGCATATTCAAAGAGACAATcaccaccacagtcaattttagaacatttttattatctagAGAGAAACTCCTGCACTCTGTAGCTATCACTTTTCTCATCTTCATCCTCCAAGTCCTAAGCAACTTctaatctaccttctgtctctatagattttcacatttttttactttcatatgaatggaattatataatgtGAGGTCTTTCTCAGTGATTAACTTCATTCATTTAGCATAACTTTTCAAGAACATCCATGTTCAAGCATGTACCAATACTTCATTTTTTGGTGGaacagtatttcattgtatggatatcaCACATTTCTTCTATCCGTTCATTCCTTAATAGACATTTGGCTTGGTTCCATTGTTTAACTCTTATGAATAACAttgctgtaaacattcatatacaggtttttgtgtgaacatacgtatttatttctcttggacaCATACCTAGGAATGCAACTGATGGGAAGGATGGTAATTCTCTGTGTAATCTTTGAGGGACTGCCAGgttttcaaagtggctgcaccattttatattctcgCCAGCATTGTATGAGCATTCCAAATTTTCCATCTGCTTAACAATATgttatttcactttttcattctagccatcctagtggatttGAAGTGTTATTTCATTGcctttttgttttgcatttccttgaagACTAATGATGTCTAGCATCTTATCATGTGCTCTTGCCCAGTTGTATATCTTCCTTAGAAAAATGTCTTCATAtcctttcataatttttaaattgcaatatTTGACtttactattgagttgtaagagttataTAGATTTTCTCAATATAAGACACAAGGTAGGCATTTGATATaaatcagatatatgatttgcaaaattttctcccacatTGTGGGTTGTGTTTTcactctgttttatattttttacttttaattatggTAATATACACAAACCATACACAATTTGCATCTtaaccatttaaagtgtacaataaagTACATTGACATTGTGAAATCAACTGTTTCCATCTCGCAAAACTGCAACTCTATcaccattaaacaacaactcctcATTCCCCCTCCCTCTGCGTATGCAACccacattctactttctgtttctatgaatttgactactctatgTACCTCCTTTAAGTGGaaccatacagtatttgtctttttttgactggcttgtttcacttagcataatgtcctcaaggtccatccatgttgtagcacatatcagaatttcctttctttctaaagCTGAAAAATAGTCCATTGTGtggtatatgccacattttgtttatccatccgtTCATCTGTCAATAGACTCTTGAGTCGCTTCTGTAAACACAGATGCACAGATATCTGAGTCCCTCTTTAAATTCTGCTGGGTACATACATTCTGCTGGATTACTGGGAGCTGAGTGATTGGGGAAACAATCAGACAGACATGTGGCTGAGTGACTAGTTCTTGGCCACAGCCCCTCCATGCTTGGGCATCCTCCTCCAGCCAggagggttagggctagggttagggcaGCCCCGCCCCTCGTGCCCTGAGCTCCGCCCCCAGGCTCGGCCCCGCCCTGCGCCGacctcagccccgcccctcctGTCCCGAGCTCCGCCTCCAGGCtcggccccgcccctcctgccccgAGCTCCGCCTCCAGGCTCAGCCCCGCCCCTTCTGCCCGGAGCTCCGCCTCCAGGCTCGGCCCCGCCCAGCGCCGTCCTCAGCCCCGCCCCTCTAGGGCTCAGCCCCGCTGGGTCAGCTCAGTCCCTCCCCGCTCTGGTTCAGCCCACACTCCATCCTCTGCCTTACTTGCACCGGGACCCCACAGTTCTCCTTGGATCAGGCCACTCGCCTGACAGAAgtccctgcccaccctgctcagccccgcccctcctgccGTTTTGGGGGCCGCCGGGGAGCTGCAGGCCTGGGCGCTTCTGCTCACCTGGACCGCAGGGTGCGCGGATGCTGCTGTTGTGCCTGAGCACCGATCTCACCAGCGGAGGCCTCGGACGTGCGATCTCCGCGACTTTGGGGTTGCAGTTGAGAGGGGCAGCGGGGAGGTgacaggagagaggcaggagagagggggaCCGGCTTTACCCCCGCTCAGCGGGCCCGTCCGCTCCCGACCTGTCCTCCGCCTGCAGGGACCACACTGCACCCGCCAGCCCCGCCGCCACCTCCAGTGGGTGAACAGCGTGTGCGGGCGTCGGCGCGCGGAAGGAGTTGGGGGACACGACTCAGTTTTCGTGAAACGATGCGGGGGGCTTGGAGTATCTAGAGGCGGAGTTTGAGAATGGGGGGCATGCAAGCTCAAGCGAGGGCCTTGTGCGTCTTGGGGTGACTCCAGACATGGACAAAGGCCTTGAAGGTCTGGAATGATGTCGAGTGGCCCGGAGGGGGGACTGCAGGGTGGTGTCCCAGACTAGAGGATTGGATCTCATGGACCAAGTTGTCACCGTTCTTCCTGTGTACACCTGGGCTGGCTGTTTCTTATAGTAGTTCTTGAGTAACTTGTATTGTAGTGTTCAAAAGCTTTTTTTTggcaacagggtctcactctgttgcccaggctagcgtgcagtggcatcatcatagctcactgcacagCCTTGAGCCTGGGCTCAAgacagcctcctgcctcagcctcccaaagtgctaggattacaggcatgagccactgcacccagctggaaAATCACATTTAGAGCCATGTTGATGGTAGTGTTTCTACTCTTTGGGCAATATTATCATCATAGAATTGGCCTTCGAGGGAGGAGGATGAGGGACTGGTTGTATTAGGAACACCTGTCACTGGCATCTCCTCCCGGATCCAAGTGACTCTACAATCTGACAGAAAATGACTCCACCCTTCACTCATGTGGATACACAATCTCCATGTATAATCCCTCATCTATTGCTACTCTGCCCCCTAACACCTGAGACGTTTACTCTGGGGTGTTTCAACAAGGCTTTTCTGGCCAGGTGCTTACCTGACACCATCTATGAAGTGATGGGATTGTCCGATATCAGcacagagatataaaaataacttctgcatgttgtctttctctctcctcccactttactgaatttgttcatTACTCCCACCGCCAACATGTACTGAAGTCTACGCATAAGAAAATGACACCTATGAACAGCGAGATAAACTTTGGGACTTTGTGGGTTATTAAAACACAATGTTCCCAGCTATTCCTCTCataaaaagacagtaaaaatGTCACACTTTGAGTGTGTCAAATATATCTCTATTTCCACTAACAGATATTAGTGAGGATATCAAAACCTTTGCAGCTCACCTCAATTACTCCTCAGATAAGAAGACATACAATTTCCCTCTAAACACGTTGTTTCAAGCAGGAAATTACATTATGGTGGACTTGGACAGACAGCACTCATGGCAACTCCTGATGGGCCACGCTGTGCAAATGACCACAACCCTTCCAGGAGAAGGAAGCAACTGAGGCCCAAAGTATTGAGCAAACTCAAGTCCCAAAATCCCAAGGCCAAACTCAAGACAACATATTTTATAACCTGTAACTATTAACCAGTGGTAAATAAAAATGACCATTCCTCTGTCTTTACGGGGAATCATGGTTAGTGCCAAGAATGGACAACTGTCTATACTGTGTCCATGATCCACATCCACACCTGAACAGTCCTGAAAGAGTGTTGAAGACGTGGAAACAGAAGTGATCACAATGACATCTTCCCTCACTGACCTCCTGGCCCCAACAGAGAAGATCAACATATAGACCAGCTCATCTCACCTTGCGTTGCTTCGGAACCCCTACTTCCATCTTATAAACCAAAGTACTACCATTTCTTCACCACCTCTTTcctcaaaaatataaacacacgAGGAttacaaaaagtttatttcatgtCTATTTCTAGAGCCCTCTGTGCTTGGATTATTTGTGCTGAATTCCGTATGTTTGGAGTCTACAATTCTGGCATCTGAGGGATGTTGGTGAGTCACTAACAAGACCACGAGCAATGCTATCTGACcaaaaaaaagagggggggagAGGCTTGAAACAGTGAtgctctctctgtcccttcttAAGTTTGTATTATGACAATTTATGTAAACATATTTGCCTAATTTACACATCACATAATTGTTGAgaagtatataaatttatatactttaattgAGGTACTTTATGGAAGACTGTGTCCATCATAGGAAACATTTTGGTGTTTAGATATTGAAAAAGGCAAAACCAGGTCCGCTCCATGAGCCTGGGAGCTGGCCTCACACTCACCTCAAGGCCAAGTCTTATGCTGCTGAAGAGACATATGACAAATGTCCAGCATCAGACAATGACCCTCAGTGACCAAGATGGATCAAGACAAAAACAAGGGCATTCTGTAACCATGTCTATAAAGATGgtaaaagaggccgggcgcggtggctcacgcctgtaatcctagctctctgggaggccgaggcggttggattgctcaaggtcagaagttcgaaactagcctgaacaagagcgagaccccatctctactataaatagaaagaaattaattggccaactaatatatatatataggaaaaattagccgggcatgatggcgcatgcctgtattcccagctactcgggaggctgaggcaggaggatcgcttgagcccaggagtttgaggttgctgtgagcgaggctgatgccatggcactcactttagcctgggcaacaaagcgagactctgtctcaaaaaaaaaaaaaatggtaaaagagAAATACATCCTAAACCGTAAATATGGCCAAAATTTCCCCCTTCTCTACTAATCCCTTCACTACATCCAATACAGAGAAATGTCTTGCCTCCTTAACTGAAATCAATTAGCCTAAAACAAAGACAAACCCTATGAGAAATTCTTTTGAATACCATCTTACTGATACATTTTGCAGTAAACGGTTTGTGCTCATATTTATTACTATAACTTTATTATAATCTGTTTGACAACAGGTATTTTCCTAGTGATCTTTGGCAAAAAGTTACACACTAAAACATGATTTAACATTTGGTATTATGAGCaaataaattatcataaaaaCTGTACCTAAATATGCATGTAAACTAAAATttatgtgaggaaaaaaaaaggcctgaAGTTGTAAGAACATGGTAATATTGACTCACAATATTGAACTAATAACTTACCAACATTATAAAGTTTACCTTACTCAATaatcttgatatatatatatatatacataataaaaatttatctgaTGCATGATTgcaatggaatattttaatatatcatttcaCTAAATGAAAAACTCATTTGATAGTATGCAAGTTGTCTGAACActtctaccgtgtttcctcgaaaataagacagggtctttcttatatttatttttcctcaagaagacaccctagggcttattttcaggggatgtgttatttttttttaagtacggtacaacaatctacatttactcaaatatagttaaattgtcttcttctggaacattatcataactctccaaacctcgaattccatcttgaatttcttgtgactctatttcctttagaaccattggccccaatctctcatgtcgagcagtagagctctcatgggacaaatgagaagggctgctcgtctttaccACTCTgtaacgaaatgcatgggttgtgcagatacgctgcacagccacgcctatcactaggtcttatattcggggtagggtttatattgtgcaaatgcttagaaatcctgctagggcttattttatgggtaggtcttattttcggggaaacacggtactattTTTAAGGAACATGTAGAGAACTTTTGTTTGAGGGAGAtatgcatattattattaatcacataatcaaatataattcaaaataaactaacagatggctgggtgtggtggctcacatctggaatcctagcactctgagaggccgaggtggaaggatcacttgagctcaggagttcaagactagcctgaacaagagtgagaccctgtctctactaaaaatagaaaaaattaaccgggcatggtggtatgcgcctgtagtcccagctactcccagctgaggcagggggattgctcgagcccaggagtttgagactgcagtgagctatgatgacacccctgcattctacccagggtgacagagcaagactctaaataaataaattaattaaattaaataagagatAACATTCAGCTTTGAGTTAAAACACCCACAGTCTTCCTGAGATGTATACGGTGCTTATTCTCACATAAAAGGATTGGATGAAACCATCACTGCACAGTGCATTAGGGGAACAAGCTCCATAtagctgtttttctttctttttttgatggtACCATTGTATCTCTCATCCTGAATCATTAACAGTTACTATCCATATGAGCAAAGGTGTTTATATACAAATTGGATGTTATATGAACATAATTAAGAGAAGAGCCATGTCAGATCATCAGGATATTCCCAACCATGAGAATCCAAATTGGTTACTTGGTGGACCCATTATAGCtttcaaaaaaatccaaatggcaGTTGGAATTTTGATATGGACCTTGTAGAGACAACTATAGAAACCTACACCTGAGAACATGGAGAAGTAGATGGTGATTTAAAAGACACTCCTGATTGGCATAACAAAGAATCAGGAGAATGAGCTACATGACCATGTCCACACAGCCCATATGAATCTGTCTGCCTATATGATGCCTCCAAAATCTGACTAATACCTTCTTTACTTCTGCCTTCCAACTTTCCTGGAAGTTAGACTATTGATGCAGTCTAATGTAGAATCATAAAAGAAACGAATTCTGAAAAGTCTAGTTCCCAATATCACCCACATTGACATACCACAATCCATGAATGGCATCTCCCAATTCTAGATTTTATTGTCCTATCACAGCTCTCTCCTCATCCCAAAATCAGTTATACAAATAACAGCCAGAATAAATTACAAAGAGTAAACAGTAACAGatgaaaataatacttttcaTGAGACTACGGTCTATGATAAActttacatacatataaatagaaGCCAGCTCTTTATTaggaaggaaaatggaattaactTCATTGTGCCAAAGGGTGGTGGTGGAAATAGTTGTTCCCATAAAACTGGAATATAtataataggtaaaaaaaaaaatcatgaacttGCTAAATGAGGCCAGTAGGtatatgccaacatttattaacaAGGACTTATTTTTCAATGGCCCTCAATCACAGAACAATTAAACAACCATGTAAAAATTCGATGTACCTGAATATCAGAAATAACATTAAATTCACACATGGATTAAACACACTTCaaaatggaaagacaaaaatTGTATTAACTGACCTAAAACAACACTTCCTATTAAACTCATGCACAATGCTTTAAGATTACTTACAGAATTATATGAACTAAATGTTTCTTTGTGAGAGTAAGAATTAAATATCCATAGTCCAGAACTATTTTAAGTATGAGCCACTAATGAACACCATCTATTACTTCTACATTTCTTTAAGGTTGTATAATTTCTAGAGTATTATAAATGAATTGGTGTGCATGAGGCTTTTCATATTATAAGATTTTGCTACATTAGGCGTTTTCAAATGACATTGAGAGTATTTGTTAAAATTGAAAACCTTCCTGCGTTCTTCACATTTAGAGGGTTTTGATCCAGTGTGCATTCTTACATACTGTTGTAAGCATGTGGGCTCACTAAAGACTTTGGGATGTTGCTTATATTCAAGAGCTTTTCCTCTTCTATGTGTTCTTTCATGGCTTCAAATTGAGCTAAAATgactaaaggctttcccacactccTTACATTTACAGAGGTTCTCTCTGCTATGCAGTCTTATATGTGATAGAAAGACTACATGATGATAAAACCTTTCCCATATTCTTTACATAGGATTTCTCTTGAATATGAGTTCCTTTCACAAgtatttgctttttctccatGGTGAGTTCTTTCATGTACTTGAAAGGAACTAGAACAACTGAAGCTTTTAccacatttcttatatttatagtGTTTCTTTCTAGTGTGAGTTCTTTTACATGTTAGATATTAAGTGAAGCCAGTGAAGACTTTACCACATGTTGTCCACTCCAGGTTTTTTCCCCAGTGTGAGCTCTTTATGTCTTTGAAGGTAACTGCAACAGTAGAATACTTTCCCATAGTCCTTATAGTCCATAGGTTTTTCTCTCCAGTTGACTTCTTtcttatattcaaaattaaaaggaCCTAAAAGATTTCCCACACTGTttacatttatatggtttctctccagtaagTGCTGTCATGTATTCAAAAGCAGTGGCGATAACTGAAGGTTTTCCCACACTAATCACATTTAAATGGCTTCTTTCcagtatgatttttttcatgtattcaaaAGGCACTGACACAATTTAATGCTTTCCCATACTGCttacattcaaaatgttttttctctttagtgtAAGTACTTTTATGTATTTCCCATGAATTTGGAACATCAAATTTCCCACATACATTTATAAGGTCCACCTCCAGTGTGTCATCATATGTTTTTGAAAGCTTGCATGGCAAAAGTAgccttttccacattccttacattcatagggtttctgtCTAGTGTGAGTCCTTTCATGCATTCGAAAGGAACTGGAAGATCTAAAGGCTTTACCACACTGTTTACATTCAAAGGGCTTCTCACCAGTGTGAATCATTTCATGTGTTCGAAAGGAGTTGAGATaactgaaggctttcccacactgCTGACATtgatagggtttctctccagtatgaattctttcatGTATTCGAATAGACGTGGATGAAACAAAAGCTTTACCACAAtgtttacattcatagggtttctctccagtgtgactTCTTTCGTGTATTCGAAATGGACTCACAGAATGAAATGGTTTCCCACATACCTTGCATTTATAAGGTCCCTCTCCCGTGTGCTTTATCATGTGTCTTCGAAAACTTGGGATACAACTGAAGGCTtccccacattccttacattcatagggtttttctccagtgtgagtCCTTTCATGTATTCGAAAGGTACTGATAGATCTAAAGGCTTTACCACACTGTTTGCATTcaaagggtttctctccagtgtgaatcctTTCATGTAATCGAAGGGAGGGGAGATaactgaaggctttcccacactgCTTACATGcataaggtttttctccagtatgagttCTTTCATGTATTCGTAAAGATGGGGAAGAAACAAAAGCTTTATTACATTGCTTACATTTatacggtttctctccagtgtgggtTCTTTCATGTACTTGAAATGAGCTCAGAGAATGAAAGGGTTTCCCACACACCTTACATTTATAAGGTCCATCTCCAGTATGCTTTACCATGTGTCTTCGAACACTGGTGATACAAGTGAAGGCTTTCCcgcattccttacattcatagggtttctctccagtgtgactTCGTTCATGTGTTCGAAATCTACTGGGATAATCAAAGGCTTTCCCACACACTTTACATTTATATGGTATATATCCACTGTGTGTTATCATGTGTCTTCTAATTcttttgagagaaaagaaagttttcccacattccttacaatCATagagtttctctccagtgtggataaTTTCAGGTGTTCGAAAGGAGTGGTGGGGGCCGAAGGCTTTCCAACGCTGGTCACGTGTATGTGGCTTCTCTCCATATTCCTGATATTCATTTGGTTCATGTTCAGGGTGATCTCTGATGTGCCTATTAAGGGATGACTGACCCATGCTGACTTCTCCACACACACTGCTTTCACATGGTTTTACTTTAGGAGATTTCTTGCTTGGTTTATGATTTGGAATCTGGCTAAAAATTCCTCCA
This portion of the Microcebus murinus isolate Inina chromosome 27, M.murinus_Inina_mat1.0, whole genome shotgun sequence genome encodes:
- the LOC105885534 gene encoding uncharacterized protein LOC105885534 isoform X2, whose amino-acid sequence is MDSVAFEEVAVSFTQEEWALLEPSQKNLYRDVMRETIRNLSSIGKKWKNQNIEDHYKHQGRNLSHTVERQCQSKEDSQCGGIFSQIPNHKPSKKSPKVKPCESSVCGEVSMGQSSLNRHIRDHPEHEPNEYQEYGEKPHTRDQRWKAFGPHHSFRTPEIIHTGEKLYDCKECGKTFFSLKRIRRHMITHSGYIPYKCKVCGKAFDYPSRFRTHERSHTGEKPYECKECGKAFTCITSVRRHMVKHTGDGPYKCKVCGKPFHSLSSFQVHERTHTGEKPYKCKQCNKAFVSSPSLRIHERTHTGEKPYACKQCGKAFSYLPSLRLHERIHTGEKPFECKQCGKAFRSISTFRIHERTHTGEKPYECKECGEAFSCIPSFRRHMIKHTGEGPYKCKVCGKPFHSVSPFRIHERSHTGEKPYECKHCGKAFVSSTSIRIHERIHTGEKPYQCQQCGKAFSYLNSFRTHEMIHTGEKPFECKQCGKAFRSSSSFRMHERTHTRQKPYECKECGKGYFCHASFQKHMMTHWRWTL
- the LOC105885534 gene encoding uncharacterized protein LOC105885534 isoform X1, with amino-acid sequence MDSVAFEEVAVSFTQEEWALLEPSQKNLYRDVMRETIRNLSSIGKKWKNQNIEDHYKHQGRNLRSHTVERQCQSKEDSQCGGIFSQIPNHKPSKKSPKVKPCESSVCGEVSMGQSSLNRHIRDHPEHEPNEYQEYGEKPHTRDQRWKAFGPHHSFRTPEIIHTGEKLYDCKECGKTFFSLKRIRRHMITHSGYIPYKCKVCGKAFDYPSRFRTHERSHTGEKPYECKECGKAFTCITSVRRHMVKHTGDGPYKCKVCGKPFHSLSSFQVHERTHTGEKPYKCKQCNKAFVSSPSLRIHERTHTGEKPYACKQCGKAFSYLPSLRLHERIHTGEKPFECKQCGKAFRSISTFRIHERTHTGEKPYECKECGEAFSCIPSFRRHMIKHTGEGPYKCKVCGKPFHSVSPFRIHERSHTGEKPYECKHCGKAFVSSTSIRIHERIHTGEKPYQCQQCGKAFSYLNSFRTHEMIHTGEKPFECKQCGKAFRSSSSFRMHERTHTRQKPYECKECGKGYFCHASFQKHMMTHWRWTL